A portion of the Rhinolophus sinicus isolate RSC01 linkage group LG16, ASM3656204v1, whole genome shotgun sequence genome contains these proteins:
- the ZNF605 gene encoding zinc finger protein 605 isoform X2 → MIPSQISFEDVAVAFTLDEWHLLSPTQKSLYRDVMLENYSNFVFLEELWLENNLKMWHQNNQDKLQSTESIHGYDVFGKIFHSSINFVRLGVIPRKSGTGEKSFDFLTPKSNCGRKNLEFSKKLLFYIKPDRTQGGIKYCDCNICRQVSSKESWLITNHVTHTGVCLCMECGKVFNKKSQLVIHQRTHTGEKPYGCSDCGKAFSQKSLLTIHQRTHSGEKPYGCGECPKAFSRKSLLVLHQRTHTGEKPYGCSECGKAFSRKSQLKRHQITHTIEKPYGCSDCGKSFSQKLKLITHQRTHTGEKPYKCGDCGKAFFWKSQLVTHHRTHTGKKPYACSECKKAFSRNSLLIRHQRIHTGEKPYECGDCGEAFIRKPQLIRHQVTHTGEKNYQCGDCEEAFFKKSELIRHQKLHLGEKPYGCVECGKTFFGKSQLLTHQRTHTGEKPYECSDCGKAFTQKSSLISHQRTHTGEKPYECTECGKTFSEKSSLIHHQRTHTGEKPFECSECRKAFAWKPQLLRHQRIHTGEKPYVCSDCGKAFVQKVQLIKHQRNHTGEKAYGCSDCAKAFFEKAQLIIHQRIHTGERPYRCGDCGKSFTRKSHLMRHQRIHTGDKYYGCNECGTTFNRKSQLIIHQRNHII, encoded by the coding sequence aggAACTCTGGCtagaaaataatctcaaaatgtGGCACCAGAATAATCAAGACAAACTTCAAAGTACAGAGAGCATCCATGGATATGATGTTTTTGGGAAAATATTCCATTCAAGCATTAACTTTGTTCGTTTAGGAGTGATACCCCGTAAATCTGGCACAGGtgaaaaaagttttgattttCTTACTCCAAAAAGTAACTGTGGAAGAAAGAATCTTGAGTTCAGTAAAAAATTGTTATTCTACATCAAACCAGACAGAACCCAAGGTGGAATAAAATACTGTGATTGCAATATATGTAGGCAAGTCAGCAGTAAAGAGTCATGGCTCATTACAAACCATGTAACACACACAGGAGTCTGTTTATGCATGGAATGTGGAAAAGTGTTTAACAAGAAGTCACAGCTTGTTATACATCAGAGAActcatacaggagagaaaccctatggaTGCAGTGACTGTGGGAAAGCCTTCTCACAGAAGTCACTGCTCACTATCCATCAAAGGACTCATTCAGGCGAAAAACCGTATGGGTGTGGGGAATGTCCAAAAGCTTTCAGTAGGAAGTCTCTGCTCGTTTTACATCAGAGAacacacacaggagagaagccctatgGATGCAGcgagtgtgggaaagccttcagcaGGAAGTCACAGCTTAAAAGACATCAGATAACTCACACAATAGAGAAACCCTATGGCTGCAGTGACTGTGGGAAATCTTTCTCCCAGAAATTAAAGCTCATCACACATCAGAGAACacatacaggagagaaaccctataaatgtgGTGACTGTGGAAAAGCCTTCTTTTGGAAGTCACAGCTTGTTACTCATCACAGAACTCATACAGGGAAGAAACCGTATGCGTGTAGTGAGTGTAAAAAAGCCTTCAGCAGGAACTCACTGCTCATCAGGCATCAGAGgattcacacaggagagaaaccctacgAATGTGGTGACTGTGGTGAAGCCTTCATCAGAAAACCACAGCTTATTAGACACCAGGTAACTCACACGGGAGAGAAGAACTACCAGTGCGGTGACTGTGAAGAAGCCTTCTTTAAGAAGTCAGAGCTCATCAGACATCAAAAGCTTCATTTAGGAGAGAAGCCCTATGGGTGTGTTGAGTGTGGAAAAACCTTCTTTGGGAAGTCACAGCTTCTAAcacatcagagaactcacaccGGAGAGAAACCTTACGAATGTAGTGACTGTGGAAAAGCCTTCACCCAGAAGTCAAGCCTGATATCGCATCAGAGGACTCAtacaggagagaagccctatgagtGCACTGAGTGTGGGAAAACCTTCAGTGAGAAGTCAAGTCTCATTCATCATCAGAGAACccacactggagaaaaaccctTTGAATGCAGTGAATGTAGGAAAGCTTTTGCCTGGAAACCACAGCTGCTTAggcatcagagaattcacaccgGGGAGAAACCCTATGTGTGCAGCGACTGCGGGAAAGCCTTTGTTCAGAAAGTGCAGCTCATTAAGCATCAGAGGAAtcacacaggagagaaagccTACGGATGCAGTGATTGTGCAAAAGCTTTCTTTGAGAAGGCGCAGCTGATTATACATCAGAGGATTCATACAGGAGAGAGACCCTATCGATGTGGTGACTGTGGGAAGTCCTTTACTAGAAAGTCACACCTTATGAggcatcagagaattcatacaggaGATAAATACTATGGATGCAATGAGTGTGGGACTACCTTCAACAGGAAGTCACAGCTCATCATCCATCAGAGAAATCATATAATATAG